From the Syntrophales bacterium genome, one window contains:
- a CDS encoding Na+/H+ antiporter subunit E: MEVTLLIQATDDSFRILEDAREQAEGLLTTAVKITSETRQIEEQKIQALFKGAQETKSGFQNFIATFFILMVFWTMLSGKFDLFHLALGVICSFLIAFMTQDLLFANTRVGDIRIIVQRFIAYIPWLLYQIILSNFHVAYLALSPKMPIDPKIIRFNTKLESDISWVTLANSITLTPGTITMDIMEGEFFIHALSKKVADDLNTGEMEDRVAHVFMEADHIYVQDVLDVARIYGALRKHA; encoded by the coding sequence GTGGAAGTAACACTCTTGATTCAGGCAACAGATGATTCGTTTCGCATTTTGGAAGACGCCAGAGAACAGGCAGAAGGGTTGTTAACCACTGCCGTCAAGATAACATCCGAAACACGACAGATAGAAGAACAAAAAATTCAAGCCCTCTTTAAAGGGGCCCAGGAAACAAAATCCGGCTTCCAGAATTTTATTGCTACTTTTTTCATCCTGATGGTTTTCTGGACTATGTTATCAGGAAAGTTCGACCTTTTTCATCTTGCCCTTGGCGTTATATGTTCCTTTCTAATTGCTTTTATGACGCAGGATTTACTCTTTGCCAATACGAGGGTGGGAGATATAAGAATAATAGTTCAAAGGTTTATTGCTTATATACCATGGCTTCTCTATCAAATCATCCTATCCAATTTCCATGTAGCCTATCTGGCTCTGTCTCCAAAAATGCCGATTGATCCTAAGATAATCAGATTTAACACAAAACTGGAGAGCGATATCTCCTGGGTGACGCTGGCAAACTCAATTACCCTCACACCAGGAACCATTACCATGGATATCATGGAAGGGGAGTTTTTTATTCACGCTCTAAGTAAAAAGGTGGCAGATGATCTCAATACCGGAGAGATGGAAGACAGGGTCGCTCATGTCTTTATGGAAGCAGATCATATCTACGTACAGGATGTATTAGACGTTGCCCGGATATACGGGGCGCTGAGAAAGCATGCTTAG
- a CDS encoding universal stress protein: protein MKLLYATNLEENTLSFSMIEDLLALKRAGLEEIVFLQTIPDIMMDKSETKSRRKWLADLSDLGIKSSVLTEEVLSLPGILNAAKKEEVSLIVVNLDRTTNNPSRSSLIKNLIKTAPIPILIINDSQEAATAKDKGFFDHVVFTTDWSPASEKALTYLLGFKEILGAVEIVNVINGKLTVRDMRELKEKLAHTRKICLDENIDAESHIYAGQTSEEIITASKDYRATLIVLGAISEKPLFKKIFKKSSTYMVAEEAAVPVLIVP from the coding sequence ATGAAACTCCTTTACGCAACTAATCTCGAAGAAAATACACTTTCTTTCAGCATGATAGAAGACTTATTGGCCTTGAAGAGGGCAGGTCTTGAGGAGATCGTCTTTTTACAGACCATCCCTGACATTATGATGGATAAAAGTGAAACTAAATCAAGAAGGAAATGGCTTGCAGACCTATCCGATCTTGGGATTAAGTCCAGCGTTTTGACAGAAGAAGTGCTGTCTCTACCGGGAATTTTAAATGCAGCCAAGAAGGAAGAAGTATCACTTATTGTGGTCAATCTCGACAGAACGACAAATAATCCATCCCGTAGTTCCCTCATAAAGAATCTGATTAAAACCGCTCCTATACCCATTCTGATTATTAACGACAGTCAAGAGGCAGCAACGGCAAAAGACAAGGGATTTTTCGATCACGTTGTCTTTACCACGGATTGGTCTCCTGCGTCTGAAAAGGCCTTGACATATCTGTTGGGTTTCAAGGAAATACTGGGTGCGGTGGAAATTGTAAATGTCATAAACGGAAAGCTAACTGTAAGGGATATGCGCGAGTTGAAAGAGAAGCTGGCTCACACACGTAAAATATGCCTCGATGAAAACATAGATGCGGAATCACATATCTATGCCGGCCAGACGTCGGAAGAGATAATAACCGCTTCTAAAGATTACAGAGCCACCCTTATTGTCCTGGGCGCTATCTCTGAAAAACCACTGTTTAAGAAAATTTTCAAAAAGAGTTCAACATACATGGTTGCCGAAGAAGCGGCAGTACCGGTGTTAATTGTACCTTAG
- a CDS encoding MnhB domain-containing protein yields MIRQSDDIIIGTVARMLVPFIQLFALYVIMHGHYSPGGGFQGGVILGASLVLLLITHGLPETKKLLSEKGVTILSCLGVLIYSGIGLLCLILLGNYLDYGQLSKILHVTPAEARSLGILGIETGVGLTVMAIMFSIFIDISTGGVLPEDEEE; encoded by the coding sequence ATGATACGTCAAAGCGATGATATAATTATCGGTACAGTCGCAAGGATGCTGGTACCATTTATTCAGCTTTTTGCTCTCTATGTCATTATGCATGGACACTACAGCCCGGGAGGAGGTTTTCAGGGGGGTGTCATCCTTGGGGCAAGTCTCGTCTTATTACTCATAACGCACGGCTTGCCGGAAACTAAAAAACTTTTATCCGAAAAAGGTGTGACAATACTGAGCTGTTTAGGCGTGCTGATTTATTCAGGAATTGGGCTTCTATGTCTTATCCTTCTTGGGAACTATCTCGATTACGGCCAATTGTCTAAAATCCTGCATGTAACGCCGGCTGAGGCACGATCGCTCGGTATTTTAGGCATTGAAACTGGTGTAGGGCTCACTGTAATGGCCATTATGTTTTCAATATTTATTGATATTTCTACAGGCGGGGTACTCCCTGAAGATGAAGAAGAGTAG
- a CDS encoding universal stress protein, with translation MGTKKLLFVTQFEELWFDALESLMDLRKAGFNHVVFIHVVERSKVAMRRGKGYLKDEEVKLKEIANVRFIDWAESLFEQGMEVGAYILVGELVPKVISAAQEEDVDLIVTGYHKKGKIEELYAGSEIIEILRRTSKPVFVHKYMLPSGKVNDKPFEKPLLATDWSPASERAVETLISLKSVIKHIEVIHVASEKSLTGSSAMGVQKIRKETRQRLDETCEMFRAAGIDAGAHLYVGNITEQINRAAQERGASMIVAGTTGKGPWKERWLGSVPQKLAEESEFPALLVPAEIKTTTR, from the coding sequence GTGGGAACCAAAAAGCTGCTGTTTGTTACTCAGTTTGAAGAATTGTGGTTTGATGCATTAGAATCATTAATGGATCTTAGGAAAGCAGGGTTTAATCACGTGGTATTTATCCATGTGGTTGAGAGAAGTAAAGTGGCCATGCGGCGCGGCAAGGGCTATCTCAAAGACGAAGAAGTAAAATTGAAGGAAATAGCCAATGTGCGTTTTATCGACTGGGCAGAAAGTCTTTTTGAACAGGGGATGGAGGTTGGAGCTTACATCCTTGTGGGTGAGCTCGTCCCCAAAGTCATTTCCGCTGCCCAAGAGGAAGATGTTGATCTTATAGTCACAGGTTACCACAAGAAAGGTAAAATAGAAGAACTTTATGCCGGTTCAGAAATCATAGAGATTCTCCGAAGGACATCCAAGCCTGTATTTGTACATAAGTATATGCTGCCTTCCGGTAAGGTGAATGATAAGCCTTTTGAAAAACCGCTTCTGGCAACGGACTGGTCTCCTGCCAGCGAAAGAGCGGTCGAAACCCTGATCAGTTTGAAGAGTGTTATTAAACATATAGAGGTGATTCATGTCGCCAGCGAAAAGAGCTTAACGGGCTCTTCGGCAATGGGCGTACAAAAAATCCGAAAGGAAACCAGGCAAAGGCTGGATGAGACCTGTGAAATGTTTCGTGCCGCCGGAATAGATGCCGGAGCTCATTTATATGTCGGCAATATTACCGAGCAGATCAATAGAGCAGCGCAGGAACGAGGGGCAAGCATGATTGTTGCCGGGACAACGGGCAAAGGACCGTGGAAAGAGAGATGGCTCGGGAGCGTCCCGCAAAAGTTAGCCGAGGAATCAGAGTTCCCTGCCCTGCTGGTTCCTGCTGAAATTAAAACGACCACCCGTTAA